One genomic region from Pseudomonadota bacterium encodes:
- the nuoH gene encoding NADH-quinone oxidoreductase subunit NuoH: protein MLGVHFWDFIKGNAVLYALVKIVLILVPLLLGVAYLTFAERKIIGYMQVRIGPNRVGPRGWLQPIADALKLLFKEIVIPTNASRFLFVVAPMLSIAPALAAWAVLPFTDTLVLANIDASLLYILALTSVGVYGVIIAGWASNSKYAFLGAMRSAAQIVSYEIAMGFALVGVLIAGGSLNLVEIVNAQQGSVLHWFWLPLLPLFLVYFISGVAETNRAPFDVAEGESEIVAGFHVEYSGMAFAVFFLAEYANMILIAALASLMFLGGWLSPLQGLVPDSVLTQGAAGLLLGNGPHWLLAKTSFMLLLFLWFRATFPRYRYDQIMRLGWKVFIPITIVWLVVEGAAVVLHIAPWFD from the coding sequence ATGCTCGGCGTGCACTTCTGGGATTTCATCAAGGGCAACGCGGTCCTCTACGCCTTGGTCAAGATCGTGCTGATCCTGGTGCCGCTGCTGCTGGGCGTGGCCTACCTGACCTTCGCCGAGCGCAAGATCATCGGCTACATGCAGGTGCGCATCGGCCCCAACCGCGTGGGCCCGCGCGGCTGGCTGCAGCCGATCGCCGATGCACTGAAGCTGCTGTTCAAGGAAATCGTGATCCCGACCAACGCCAGCCGCTTCCTGTTCGTGGTCGCGCCCATGCTGTCCATCGCACCGGCGCTGGCAGCCTGGGCGGTGCTGCCGTTCACCGACACGCTGGTGCTGGCCAACATCGACGCCAGCCTGCTTTACATCCTGGCGCTGACCTCCGTGGGTGTGTACGGCGTGATCATCGCCGGCTGGGCCTCGAACTCGAAATATGCCTTCCTCGGCGCCATGCGCTCGGCGGCGCAGATCGTTTCCTACGAGATCGCCATGGGCTTTGCTCTGGTCGGCGTGCTGATCGCGGGCGGGAGTCTCAACCTGGTAGAGATCGTCAATGCCCAGCAGGGCAGCGTGCTGCACTGGTTCTGGCTGCCGCTGCTGCCGCTGTTCCTGGTGTATTTCATTTCCGGTGTCGCCGAGACCAACCGCGCACCGTTCGACGTGGCCGAGGGCGAATCGGAGATCGTCGCCGGTTTCCACGTGGAGTATTCGGGCATGGCCTTCGCGGTGTTCTTCCTCGCCGAGTATGCCAACATGATCCTGATCGCGGCGCTGGCCTCGCTCATGTTCCTGGGCGGCTGGCTGTCACCGCTGCAGGGGCTGGTGCCGGACAGCGTGCTGACGCAAGGGGCCGCCGGCCTGCTGCTGGGCAACGGCCCGCACTGGCTGCTGGCAAAGACCTCGTTCATGCTGCTGCTGTTCCTGTGGTTCCGTGCCACCTTCCCGCGCTACCGTTATGACCAGATCATGCGTCTGGGCTGGAAGGTGTTCATCCCGATCACCATCGTCTGGCTGGTGGTGGAGGGCGCCGCGGTGGTGCTGCACATCGCCCCGTGGTTCGACTGA
- a CDS encoding NADH-quinone oxidoreductase subunit A — translation MLENYLPILIFIAIGIAVGVGPIVLGFLLAPHKPDSAKNSPFECGFEAFEDTRMRFDVRYYLVAILFILFDLEIAFLFPWAVVLDSIGVFGFVAMLIFLAILVIGFIYEWKKGALEWE, via the coding sequence ATGCTGGAAAACTACCTGCCGATCCTGATTTTTATCGCCATCGGTATCGCGGTAGGAGTGGGGCCGATCGTGCTGGGTTTCCTGCTGGCGCCGCATAAACCCGACAGCGCGAAAAACTCCCCCTTCGAATGCGGCTTCGAAGCCTTCGAGGACACACGCATGCGTTTCGACGTGCGTTATTACCTCGTTGCCATCCTCTTCATCCTGTTCGATCTCGAAATCGCGTTCCTGTTCCCCTGGGCCGTGGTGCTGGACAGTATCGGCGTGTTCGGTTTCGTCGCGATGCTGATCTTTCTCGCCATCCTGGTGATCGGCTTCATCTACGAATGGAAGAAGGGAGCGCTGGAATGGGAGTAG
- the nuoE gene encoding NADH-quinone oxidoreductase subunit NuoE yields MTTQARKSDLLSATTRATIDAWLTKYPADQRQSAVLCALQAAQEQNGGWVTRELMDAVADYLGMAPVRVYEVGTFYSMIELEPVGRNMVALCTNISCMLCGAETLVEHVEKKLGIRLGETTPDGRITLKREEECLAACAAGPMMTVNGHYHERLTPERVDAILDGLE; encoded by the coding sequence ATGACGACCCAGGCCCGCAAGTCAGACCTGCTGAGTGCGACGACGCGCGCGACCATCGACGCGTGGCTGACGAAGTATCCCGCGGACCAGCGGCAGTCCGCCGTGCTGTGCGCGCTGCAGGCCGCGCAGGAACAGAACGGCGGCTGGGTCACGCGCGAGCTGATGGACGCTGTGGCGGACTATCTCGGGATGGCGCCGGTGCGTGTCTACGAAGTCGGCACCTTCTATTCCATGATCGAGCTGGAACCGGTGGGGCGCAACATGGTGGCGCTGTGCACCAACATCTCCTGCATGCTGTGCGGCGCGGAAACCCTGGTCGAGCACGTCGAAAAGAAGCTCGGTATCAGGCTGGGCGAAACCACGCCGGACGGGCGCATCACCCTCAAGCGGGAAGAGGAATGCCTGGCGGCCTGTGCCGCCGGCCCGATGATGACGGTGAACGGTCATTACCACGAGCGGCTCACGCCCGAGCGGGTGGACGCCATCCTGGACGGACTGGAGTGA
- the nuoI gene encoding NADH-quinone oxidoreductase subunit NuoI, which produces MDAFTTFLKSLTLGELLRGMRVTGRRLFTRKITVQYPDEKTPQSNRFRGLHALRRYPNGEERCIACKLCEAVCPALAITIEAEERADGTRRTTRYDIDLFKCIYCGFCEESCPVDSIVETREFEYSFENRGENIMTKEMLLAIGDKYEAQIAADRAQDARYR; this is translated from the coding sequence ATGGATGCATTCACCACCTTCCTCAAGAGCCTCACCCTCGGCGAGCTGCTGCGCGGCATGCGTGTGACCGGGCGCCGCCTGTTCACGCGCAAGATCACGGTGCAGTATCCGGACGAAAAGACCCCGCAGTCGAACCGCTTCCGCGGCCTGCACGCGCTGCGCCGCTACCCCAATGGCGAGGAACGCTGCATCGCCTGCAAGCTGTGCGAGGCGGTATGCCCGGCGCTGGCGATCACCATCGAGGCGGAGGAGCGCGCCGACGGCACACGCCGCACCACGCGCTACGATATCGACCTGTTCAAGTGCATCTACTGCGGCTTCTGCGAGGAATCCTGTCCCGTCGACTCCATCGTCGAGACGCGCGAATTCGAGTACAGCTTCGAGAACCGCGGCGAGAACATCATGACCAAGGAGATGCTGCTGGCCATCGGCGACAAGTACGAGGCCCAGATCGCCGCCGACCGCGCGCAGGACGCAAGGTATCGCTGA
- a CDS encoding NADH-quinone oxidoreductase subunit C: MSDISRRLAEQLKDRFGGQLDAVVDAAGEVTLELAGAQLRDVALALRDDPAFGFEILIDLCGVDYLNYGRDEWATEETSSTGFSRGVEGTTSGRLGIVTDDLVREGPRGARRFAAVYHLLSIRNNRRLRLKVYAPDDDLPVLPSVVDIWNSANWYEREAFDLYGILFEGHPDLRRLLTDYGFIGHPFRKDFPLTGNVEVIYDAEKKRVVYQPVSIEPRVLVPKVIRAEGVAATDLMQAGAEE, from the coding sequence GTGTCAGACATCTCCCGCCGGCTTGCAGAACAGCTCAAGGACCGCTTCGGCGGGCAACTTGACGCCGTGGTCGATGCCGCCGGCGAGGTCACGCTGGAACTGGCCGGCGCGCAGCTCCGCGATGTGGCGCTGGCGTTGCGCGACGACCCGGCGTTCGGCTTCGAAATACTGATCGACCTGTGCGGCGTGGACTACCTCAATTACGGTCGCGACGAGTGGGCCACCGAGGAAACCTCCTCGACCGGCTTCAGCCGTGGGGTGGAGGGCACGACATCCGGCCGCCTGGGCATCGTCACCGACGACCTGGTGCGGGAGGGGCCGCGCGGCGCGCGCCGCTTCGCCGCGGTCTATCACCTACTGTCCATCCGCAACAACCGACGCCTGCGGCTGAAGGTGTACGCACCCGACGACGACTTGCCAGTGCTACCCTCCGTCGTCGATATCTGGAACAGCGCCAACTGGTACGAGCGCGAGGCCTTCGACTTGTACGGTATCCTGTTCGAGGGTCATCCCGATCTGCGCCGGCTGCTGACCGACTACGGTTTCATCGGCCATCCGTTCCGTAAGGATTTCCCGCTCACCGGCAATGTCGAGGTCATCTACGACGCCGAGAAGAAGCGCGTGGTCTACCAGCCGGTCAGCATCGAACCGCGCGTGCTGGTGCCCAAGGTCATACGGGCCGAGGGCGTCGCGGCCACCGATCTCATGCAGGCCGGGGCGGAGGAGTAG
- a CDS encoding NADH-quinone oxidoreductase subunit J gives MDIERIIFYLFAAILVFAAARVITVRNPVHAAMHLVLAFFTCAGLWLLLEAEFLAITLVLVYVGAVMVLFLFVVMMLDINTSPLREGFVRYLPLGATVALLIFAEMALVVGARHFGAAAVAIPARHPAGYSNVRELGGVLYTDYVYPFEIAAVILLVAIIAAIALTMRKRPETRYQDPSRQVVVKRADRVRLVTMQAEEKQ, from the coding sequence ATGGACATCGAACGCATCATCTTCTACCTCTTCGCCGCCATCCTGGTATTCGCCGCCGCGCGCGTGATCACCGTGCGCAACCCGGTGCATGCGGCCATGCATCTGGTGCTGGCGTTCTTCACCTGTGCCGGCCTGTGGCTGCTGCTGGAGGCGGAGTTTCTCGCCATCACCCTGGTGCTGGTGTACGTCGGCGCGGTGATGGTGCTGTTCCTGTTCGTGGTGATGATGCTCGACATCAACACCTCGCCGCTGCGCGAGGGCTTCGTGCGCTATCTGCCGCTCGGTGCAACGGTCGCGCTGCTGATCTTCGCCGAGATGGCGCTGGTGGTCGGTGCCAGGCACTTCGGTGCCGCGGCGGTCGCCATTCCCGCCCGCCACCCGGCCGGTTACAGCAACGTGCGCGAACTGGGCGGGGTGCTGTACACCGATTACGTCTACCCATTCGAGATCGCCGCGGTGATCCTGCTGGTCGCGATCATCGCCGCCATCGCGCTGACCATGCGCAAGCGCCCGGAGACCAGGTACCAGGATCCGTCACGGCAGGTGGTGGTGAAACGCGCCGACCGCGTGCGGCTGGTCACCATGCAGGCCGAGGAGAAGCAGTAG
- a CDS encoding NADH-quinone oxidoreductase subunit B family protein, translated as MAIEGLLKEGFVTTTADALINWARTGSMWPMTFGLACCAVEMMQAGASRYDLDRFGIVFRGSPRQSDVMIVAGTLCNKMAPALRKVYDQMAEPRWVISMGSCANGGGYYHYSYSVVRGCDRIVPVDIYVPGCPPTAEALLYGVLQLQNKIKRTNTIAR; from the coding sequence ATGGCGATTGAAGGTCTGCTGAAGGAAGGCTTCGTCACGACGACAGCCGACGCGTTGATCAACTGGGCCCGCACCGGTTCGATGTGGCCGATGACCTTCGGCCTGGCCTGTTGCGCCGTGGAGATGATGCAGGCAGGCGCATCGCGCTACGACCTGGACCGCTTCGGCATCGTGTTTCGCGGCAGTCCGCGCCAGTCCGACGTGATGATCGTGGCCGGTACCCTGTGCAACAAGATGGCGCCGGCACTGCGCAAGGTCTATGACCAGATGGCCGAGCCGCGCTGGGTGATCTCCATGGGTTCCTGTGCCAACGGCGGCGGTTATTACCACTATTCCTATTCTGTGGTGCGCGGCTGCGACCGCATCGTGCCCGTGGATATCTACGTGCCGGGTTGTCCGCCCACGGCCGAGGCATTGCTGTACGGTGTCCTGCAGCTGCAGAACAAGATCAAGCGCACCAACACCATCGCGCGCTAG
- the tpiA gene encoding triose-phosphate isomerase, protein MRQPLIAGNWKMNGSSDSVAALLDGITAGIGEVHTAEMAVCPPFVYIPQVAALLAGSAISYGAQDVSDREAGAFTGEVAANMLTDFGCKYAIVGHSERRSLYGESDGFTAAKFAAARRVGLVPILCVGETLEEREQGITEQVVERQLDAVIDLEGIAALGDAVIAYEPVWAIGTGKTATPTQAQEVHAFIRGKLAGLDSAVADRVRILYGGSMNAGNAAELLAMPDIDGGLIGGAALKHADFLAIGRAANA, encoded by the coding sequence ATGCGTCAGCCACTGATAGCCGGGAACTGGAAAATGAATGGCTCGTCGGACAGCGTCGCCGCGCTGCTCGATGGCATCACGGCCGGTATCGGGGAGGTCCACACGGCGGAAATGGCTGTCTGCCCGCCATTCGTGTATATCCCCCAGGTTGCCGCTCTGCTGGCCGGTAGCGCCATCAGCTACGGTGCGCAGGACGTCAGCGACCGTGAGGCCGGCGCCTTCACCGGCGAGGTGGCCGCGAACATGCTCACCGATTTCGGCTGCAAGTACGCGATCGTCGGTCATTCCGAGCGCCGCAGCCTGTATGGCGAGAGCGATGGCTTCACCGCCGCCAAGTTCGCCGCCGCGCGTCGTGTCGGGCTGGTGCCCATCCTGTGCGTGGGCGAGACCCTCGAGGAGCGCGAGCAGGGGATCACCGAGCAGGTGGTCGAGCGTCAGCTTGATGCCGTGATCGACCTCGAAGGCATCGCCGCACTCGGTGACGCGGTGATCGCCTACGAACCGGTCTGGGCGATCGGCACCGGCAAGACGGCGACACCGACGCAGGCGCAGGAGGTCCATGCCTTCATACGCGGCAAGCTGGCCGGCCTCGACAGCGCGGTGGCCGATCGGGTGCGCATCCTCTACGGCGGCAGCATGAATGCGGGCAACGCCGCGGAACTGCTGGCGATGCCGGACATCGATGGTGGCCTGATTGGCGGCGCCGCGCTGAAGCACGCTGATTTCCTGGCCATCGGCAGGGCCGCCAACGCCTGA
- a CDS encoding NADH-quinone oxidoreductase subunit D: MPEIRNYTLNFGPQHPAAHGVLRLVLEMDGEVIERADPHIGLLHRGTEKLAENKPFNQSIGYMDRLDYVSMMCNEHGYVLAMEKLLGVEVPLRAQYIRVMFDEITRILNHLLWLGAHGLDIGAMTVFLYAFREREDLMDCYEAVSGARMHATYYRPGGVYRDLPEVMPQYQPSKWHSQREVDRKNADRQGSLLDFIAAFTERFPGCVDEYETLLTDNRIWKQRTVGIGVVSPERALQLGFTGPMLRGSGIAWDLRKKQPYEVYDRMQFDIPVGTTGDCYDRYLVRIEEMRQSNRIIKQCIDWLRRNPGPVMVDDHKLAPPPRAVMKADMEALIHHFKLFTEGFCVPAGEVYAAVEHPKGEFGVYLVSDGANKPYRLKVRAPGFAHLSAIDEMTRGHMLADVVAVIGTQDIVFGEIDR; encoded by the coding sequence ATGCCGGAGATCCGCAACTACACCCTGAACTTCGGCCCGCAGCATCCCGCCGCGCATGGCGTGCTGCGCCTGGTGCTGGAGATGGACGGCGAGGTGATCGAACGCGCCGATCCGCATATCGGTCTGCTGCACCGCGGCACCGAGAAGCTGGCCGAGAACAAGCCCTTCAACCAGAGCATAGGCTACATGGACCGGCTCGACTACGTGTCCATGATGTGCAACGAGCACGGCTACGTGCTGGCGATGGAAAAACTGCTCGGTGTCGAGGTGCCGCTGCGCGCGCAGTACATCCGCGTCATGTTCGACGAGATCACCCGCATCCTGAACCATCTGCTGTGGCTGGGTGCGCACGGGCTGGACATCGGGGCCATGACGGTCTTTCTGTACGCCTTCCGCGAGCGCGAGGACCTGATGGACTGCTACGAGGCGGTCTCGGGCGCGCGCATGCACGCCACTTATTACCGCCCGGGCGGCGTCTACCGCGACCTGCCCGAGGTGATGCCGCAGTACCAGCCCTCGAAATGGCACAGCCAGCGCGAAGTGGACCGCAAGAACGCCGACCGCCAGGGTTCCCTGCTCGATTTCATCGCGGCCTTTACCGAACGTTTTCCCGGCTGCGTGGACGAGTACGAGACCCTGCTCACCGACAACCGCATCTGGAAACAGCGCACGGTCGGCATCGGCGTGGTCAGCCCCGAGCGCGCCCTGCAACTCGGTTTCACCGGCCCGATGCTGCGCGGCTCCGGCATCGCGTGGGATCTGCGCAAGAAACAGCCCTACGAGGTCTATGACCGCATGCAGTTCGACATCCCGGTCGGTACGACCGGTGACTGCTACGACCGGTACCTGGTGCGCATCGAGGAGATGCGCCAGTCCAACCGTATCATCAAGCAGTGCATCGACTGGCTGCGCCGCAATCCCGGCCCGGTGATGGTTGACGATCACAAGCTGGCGCCGCCGCCGCGCGCGGTGATGAAGGCCGACATGGAGGCCCTCATCCATCATTTCAAGCTGTTCACCGAGGGTTTCTGCGTGCCGGCAGGCGAGGTGTACGCTGCCGTCGAGCATCCCAAGGGCGAATTCGGCGTGTACCTGGTGTCCGACGGCGCCAACAAGCCCTACCGTCTGAAGGTCCGTGCGCCGGGCTTCGCCCATCTCTCGGCCATCGACGAGATGACCCGCGGCCACATGCTGGCCGACGTGGTGGCCGTGATCGGTACACAGGATATCGTGTTCGGGGAGATCGACCGCTGA
- the nuoG gene encoding NADH-quinone oxidoreductase subunit NuoG → MSAQPETPAQDLVNIEIDGRPFQARKGAMIIEVADANGIDIPRFCYHKKLSVAANCRMCMVEVEKVPKPLPACATPVTEGMKVYTRSAIATGAQKAVMEFLLINHPLDCPICDQGGECELQDLALGYGRDVSRFAEGKRVVPDKYIGPLIATDMTRCIHCTRCIRMLREVAGRMELGATGRGENMQIGTYIETSLESELSGNVIDVCPVGALTSRPFRFKARAWELQQHASIAPHDAVGSNLFVHTRRGRVLRVVPRENEDINEVWLSDRDRFSYEGLYSADRVTEPMVRNGDEWQATDWDSALQAVADGMRKVLDAGGAGQVGVLAAPTATLEELVLLQALARGLGIGNIDHRLRQSISPTRRRRRCARRWASR, encoded by the coding sequence ATGAGCGCGCAACCCGAAACCCCGGCGCAGGACCTGGTCAACATCGAGATCGACGGCCGGCCGTTCCAGGCCCGCAAGGGCGCGATGATCATCGAGGTGGCGGATGCCAACGGCATCGATATCCCGCGCTTCTGCTACCACAAGAAGCTGTCGGTCGCCGCCAACTGCCGCATGTGCATGGTCGAGGTCGAGAAGGTGCCCAAGCCGCTGCCGGCCTGCGCGACCCCCGTCACCGAGGGCATGAAGGTCTACACCCGTTCGGCCATCGCCACCGGCGCGCAGAAGGCGGTGATGGAATTCCTGCTCATCAACCATCCGCTGGACTGCCCGATCTGCGACCAGGGCGGCGAGTGCGAACTGCAGGACCTGGCGCTGGGTTACGGCCGCGACGTGTCGCGCTTTGCCGAGGGCAAGCGCGTGGTGCCCGACAAGTACATCGGTCCGCTGATCGCCACCGACATGACCCGTTGCATCCACTGCACCCGCTGCATCCGCATGCTGCGCGAGGTGGCCGGCCGGATGGAACTGGGTGCGACCGGGCGCGGCGAGAACATGCAGATCGGCACCTACATCGAGACCTCGCTGGAATCCGAGCTGTCCGGCAACGTGATCGACGTGTGCCCGGTCGGCGCGCTCACCTCACGGCCGTTCCGCTTCAAGGCGCGCGCCTGGGAACTGCAGCAACATGCCAGTATCGCGCCGCACGATGCGGTGGGTTCGAACCTGTTCGTGCATACCCGGCGCGGCCGGGTGCTGCGCGTGGTGCCGCGCGAGAACGAGGACATCAACGAGGTCTGGCTGTCCGATCGCGACCGCTTCAGCTACGAGGGCCTGTACAGCGCGGACCGGGTGACGGAACCGATGGTCCGCAACGGCGACGAGTGGCAGGCGACCGACTGGGACAGCGCCCTGCAGGCCGTCGCCGACGGCATGCGCAAGGTGCTCGACGCGGGCGGCGCCGGCCAGGTGGGTGTGTTGGCGGCGCCGACGGCGACGCTGGAGGAACTGGTACTGCTGCAGGCGCTCGCGCGTGGCCTCGGTATCGGCAACATCGATCACCGTCTGCGCCAGTCGATTTCACCGACCAGGCGCAGGCGCCGCTGTGCCCGACGCTGGGCCAGTCGCTGA
- a CDS encoding molybdopterin-dependent oxidoreductase, with amino-acid sequence MIGANIRKDLPLAGHRLRKAALAGARVMFVNPVDYEVFFPVHAKAITAPSQLAATLAGIAACYPDSGKDAAGAVRDAIAAASPDATQRAMATALQEASHATVLLGAVASAHPQYSLLKALAGVIAAHSGAVLGILPEAANSTGAWLAGVLPHRGPNGARVAVPGLDAQAMLAAPRQAYLLFNVEPAHDCHDPAQAMAAMRAAGFVVSVSPWASPALREVADVLLPIGPFTETSGTFVNAEGRWQSFRGVASPLGESRPGWKVLRVLGNQFGLDGFGQNSSEAVRDTLLGQTGTLNLDNTQPAGPVAAGQAGAAGAGLERIGDVAINSADPLVRRAASLQMTPDAGAAALVHLNARAAERHGVRDGDTVTVTQGTGSKVMDVCVDARVADGCAWIQAGTVAAAALGAAFGPVTIERV; translated from the coding sequence GTGATCGGTGCCAACATCCGCAAGGATCTGCCGCTGGCCGGCCACCGCCTGCGCAAGGCGGCACTCGCGGGCGCGCGGGTGATGTTCGTCAATCCCGTCGATTACGAAGTCTTCTTCCCGGTGCATGCCAAGGCCATCACCGCGCCCTCGCAACTGGCCGCCACGCTGGCCGGCATCGCGGCCTGCTACCCGGATTCCGGCAAGGATGCCGCCGGCGCCGTGCGCGACGCCATTGCCGCCGCCAGTCCGGACGCGACCCAGCGCGCCATGGCCACCGCCCTGCAGGAGGCGTCGCATGCCACCGTGCTGCTGGGCGCCGTTGCCAGCGCCCATCCGCAGTACTCGCTGCTCAAGGCGCTGGCCGGGGTGATCGCCGCGCACAGCGGTGCCGTGCTCGGCATCCTGCCGGAAGCGGCCAACAGCACCGGCGCGTGGCTGGCCGGCGTGCTGCCGCACCGTGGCCCGAACGGGGCACGCGTGGCTGTCCCGGGCCTGGATGCGCAGGCGATGCTGGCCGCACCGCGCCAGGCCTACCTGCTGTTCAACGTCGAGCCGGCGCACGATTGCCACGACCCCGCCCAGGCCATGGCGGCCATGCGCGCCGCCGGCTTCGTGGTCTCCGTCAGCCCCTGGGCCAGCCCGGCCCTGCGCGAGGTCGCCGATGTGCTGCTGCCGATCGGGCCGTTCACCGAGACCTCGGGTACCTTCGTCAATGCCGAGGGCCGCTGGCAGAGCTTTCGCGGCGTGGCCAGCCCCTTGGGCGAGAGCCGCCCCGGCTGGAAGGTGCTGCGCGTGCTGGGTAACCAGTTCGGGCTGGACGGCTTCGGACAAAACAGCAGCGAGGCCGTGCGCGATACGCTGCTCGGGCAGACCGGCACCCTCAACCTGGACAACACCCAGCCCGCCGGTCCGGTGGCTGCCGGCCAGGCGGGCGCGGCCGGTGCCGGGCTGGAGCGCATCGGTGACGTGGCGATTAATTCGGCCGACCCGCTGGTGCGGCGCGCCGCGTCGCTGCAGATGACGCCGGACGCCGGCGCCGCCGCGCTGGTACATCTCAACGCGCGCGCGGCGGAACGCCACGGCGTGCGCGATGGTGACACCGTGACCGTCACCCAGGGTACCGGCAGCAAGGTCATGGACGTATGCGTCGACGCGCGCGTGGCCGACGGCTGCGCCTGGATCCAGGCCGGCACCGTCGCCGCCGCGGCGCTGGGTGCCGCCTTCGGCCCGGTTACCATAGAGCGGGTGTGA
- the secG gene encoding preprotein translocase subunit SecG — MFSILLGIQILVSVGIITLVMLQHGKGADMGAGFGAGASGTVFGARGSGSFFSRATAILAAVFFINCLLIASPLVRHSGQAASAGIADQIEEQVQQQQDAAEQAAIADKLEQAQPEAEDLPPAVPGPAAAAADVPESPVAQTPAAQPQGEGDPAAKDDLPQ, encoded by the coding sequence ATGTTTTCCATACTCCTGGGTATACAGATACTGGTTTCGGTCGGTATCATCACGCTGGTCATGCTGCAGCACGGCAAGGGTGCCGACATGGGCGCAGGATTTGGCGCCGGCGCCTCCGGGACCGTGTTCGGGGCGCGTGGTTCGGGCTCTTTCTTTTCCAGGGCAACCGCCATCCTGGCGGCAGTCTTTTTCATCAACTGCCTGCTGATCGCATCCCCGCTGGTACGGCACAGTGGCCAGGCCGCCAGTGCCGGGATTGCCGACCAGATCGAGGAACAGGTGCAGCAGCAGCAGGATGCCGCCGAGCAGGCCGCAATCGCGGACAAGCTCGAGCAGGCGCAGCCCGAGGCGGAGGATTTGCCGCCGGCCGTACCCGGGCCCGCCGCAGCGGCGGCCGATGTCCCCGAGTCGCCGGTTGCCCAGACGCCGGCTGCGCAGCCGCAGGGGGAGGGGGATCCGGCCGCGAAGGACGATCTGCCGCAATAA
- the nuoF gene encoding NADH-quinone oxidoreductase subunit NuoF has translation MSVQVCFDTLQFDQPWTLENYLKVGGYQAWQRILTEKIPPETVIETVKASGLRGRGGAGFPTGLKWSFMPRNAPVQKYVVCNSDESEPGTCKDRDILRFNPHALVEGMAIAGYAMGATVGYNYMRGEFHHEPFERFEHALAEAYAAGYLGRDIQGSGVDFDCYSHLGAGAYICGEETALLESLEGKKGQPRFKPPFPANFGLYGKPTTINNTETLASVPAIMRNGGEWFMNLGKPNNGGVKIFSVSGHVNKPGNFEVPMGTPFRELLELAGGVRDGHKLKAVIPGGSSMPVLPADVIMGCDMDYDSLAKAGSALGSGAVIVMDDSTCMVQAAMRISRFYFKESCGQCTPCREGTGWMHRIIKRIEEGQGRPEDLDLLLAAADQIAGKTICAFGEAAAWPVQGFLRHFRSEFEYHITHKRCLAGGASTAGEAA, from the coding sequence ATGAGCGTACAGGTCTGTTTCGATACCCTGCAGTTCGACCAGCCGTGGACGCTGGAGAACTACCTCAAGGTCGGCGGTTACCAGGCCTGGCAGCGGATCCTGACCGAAAAGATCCCGCCGGAAACGGTCATAGAGACGGTCAAGGCCTCGGGTCTGCGCGGCCGTGGCGGCGCGGGCTTCCCGACCGGCCTGAAATGGAGCTTCATGCCGCGCAACGCGCCGGTGCAGAAATACGTCGTGTGCAACTCGGACGAGTCCGAGCCCGGCACCTGCAAGGACCGTGACATCCTGCGCTTCAATCCGCATGCGCTGGTCGAGGGCATGGCCATCGCCGGCTACGCCATGGGCGCCACGGTCGGCTACAACTACATGCGCGGCGAGTTCCACCACGAACCCTTCGAGCGCTTCGAGCACGCGCTCGCCGAGGCCTACGCGGCAGGCTACCTGGGTCGTGATATCCAGGGCTCCGGCGTGGACTTCGACTGCTACAGCCACCTCGGTGCGGGCGCCTACATCTGCGGCGAGGAGACCGCGCTGCTGGAATCGCTGGAAGGCAAGAAGGGCCAGCCGCGTTTCAAGCCGCCGTTCCCGGCCAATTTCGGCCTGTACGGCAAGCCGACCACCATCAACAACACCGAGACGCTGGCCTCGGTGCCGGCCATCATGCGCAACGGCGGCGAGTGGTTCATGAACCTTGGCAAGCCGAACAACGGCGGGGTGAAGATCTTCTCCGTCTCCGGGCATGTCAACAAGCCCGGTAACTTCGAGGTCCCGATGGGCACCCCGTTCCGCGAACTGCTCGAGCTGGCCGGCGGTGTGCGCGACGGCCATAAACTGAAGGCCGTGATCCCGGGCGGTTCCTCCATGCCGGTGCTGCCCGCCGACGTGATCATGGGCTGCGACATGGACTACGACTCGCTGGCCAAGGCAGGCTCCGCGCTGGGTTCAGGTGCGGTGATCGTGATGGACGATTCCACCTGCATGGTGCAGGCCGCAATGCGTATTTCGCGCTTCTATTTCAAGGAATCCTGCGGCCAGTGCACGCCCTGCCGCGAGGGTACCGGGTGGATGCACCGCATCATCAAGCGTATCGAGGAGGGCCAGGGCCGCCCCGAGGACCTCGACCTGCTGCTGGCCGCCGCCGACCAGATCGCCGGCAAGACCATCTGCGCCTTCGGCGAGGCGGCCGCCTGGCCGGTGCAGGGTTTTCTGCGCCACTTCCGCAGTGAGTTCGAGTACCACATCACCCACAAGCGCTGCCTGGCGGGCGGCGCCAGCACGGCAGGGGAGGCGGCATGA